From the genome of Leptospiraceae bacterium, one region includes:
- a CDS encoding serine/threonine-protein phosphatase, which produces MGKIPESYEADLQFEMESFIGRLEGFTRSQESTAINHRNRMDKYFIRYELFQFLESDITNLLQKVLSDETIVCEGFPSLQEIEPEITQLLQEMSFQSYLRNNSNRIHTSISRRWLTKLYNRGNLRTKKILNYMVLYKNRMYSFASNAPSEYSNIHSFIRAFLNSKDFELDFEEIYFAETELTNEITIALAKKFSSVDRLKFLYMNRLVNKYSENFIRVLHSEYALKMKESESTQVLISSDLLRFHESLGAELKTAEKHINKQIQKEIPSNTEQIEFHLWFSPLIDIGGDFYRLLKLKENEYGIFLADIAGHGISAAIYLNTLRLSFEKFKRYYERPGKLLKSMNEDLYGKTGDSFITSIYIYINLKKRKIRYSNAGHPKGFIHGIEKGKPLKMKFLKQTGRVLGVFEKTPYEEVEIHYEPKQRLVLFTDGITETFNSEYKMLGERGLIRYSKESWQLSGNDTLESIKKKLLIFQDQSVNQDDRCLIITDLL; this is translated from the coding sequence ATGGGAAAAATCCCGGAATCCTATGAAGCCGATTTACAATTTGAAATGGAGTCTTTTATTGGAAGATTGGAGGGCTTTACCCGTTCTCAGGAAAGCACTGCCATAAACCATCGAAACAGGATGGATAAATATTTTATACGCTATGAGCTCTTTCAGTTCCTGGAATCTGATATAACCAATCTATTACAGAAAGTGCTCAGCGATGAAACCATTGTCTGTGAAGGATTCCCCTCTTTGCAGGAAATAGAACCGGAAATCACCCAACTCCTGCAGGAAATGAGCTTTCAAAGCTATTTAAGAAATAATTCCAACCGAATCCATACATCTATTAGTCGCAGATGGCTTACAAAGCTTTACAATCGTGGCAATCTCAGAACGAAAAAAATACTCAACTACATGGTTTTGTATAAAAATCGGATGTATTCCTTTGCCAGTAATGCCCCTTCCGAGTATTCGAATATACATAGTTTTATTCGAGCTTTTCTCAATTCCAAAGATTTTGAATTGGATTTTGAAGAAATATATTTTGCCGAAACCGAGTTAACGAATGAAATTACAATAGCCCTGGCAAAAAAATTCTCTTCCGTAGATAGACTAAAATTTTTATATATGAACCGACTTGTAAATAAGTATTCGGAGAACTTCATCAGGGTTTTACATTCCGAATACGCCCTGAAAATGAAAGAATCCGAATCTACCCAGGTTCTCATTAGTTCTGATTTATTAAGATTCCATGAGTCCCTCGGAGCTGAGTTAAAAACAGCCGAAAAACACATCAATAAGCAAATTCAAAAAGAAATACCCTCCAACACAGAACAGATAGAGTTTCATCTCTGGTTTTCCCCCCTGATTGATATAGGAGGGGACTTTTACAGATTGTTAAAGTTAAAAGAGAATGAATACGGGATTTTTCTAGCTGATATTGCCGGCCATGGAATTTCTGCCGCTATCTATTTAAATACCCTCAGGTTAAGTTTTGAAAAATTTAAAAGATATTACGAAAGACCCGGAAAACTTCTAAAAAGTATGAATGAGGATCTCTACGGAAAAACCGGAGATTCTTTTATTACCTCCATTTATATCTATATAAACCTGAAAAAAAGAAAAATTCGCTACAGCAATGCCGGCCATCCGAAAGGTTTTATCCATGGAATAGAAAAAGGGAAGCCTCTAAAAATGAAATTCTTAAAGCAAACGGGTAGGGTGCTCGGTGTTTTTGAAAAAACTCCTTATGAGGAAGTTGAGATTCATTATGAACCCAAACAAAGACTCGTTCTTTTTACAGATGGAATCACCGAAACCTTTAATTCTGAGTATAAAATGTTAGGAGAAAGGGGCTTAATCCGCTACTCAAAAGAATCCTGGCAATTATCCGGAAACGATACACTTGAATCTATCAAGAAGAAACTCCTCATCTTTCAGGATCAAAGCGTCAACCAGGATGATCGCTGCCTTATCATTACAGATCTTTTATAG
- a CDS encoding 3'-5' exonuclease has translation MTHLFFQEALENCTFCAIDLETTGLNPGESEILEIAALKFNKNSELGSYNTLTLPEKNLNLEAQKINGITAEMLKEKGVPLDLALKTLWEFCSGSKFVFHNSDFDMSFLDYESKRKNLNIPLSPVFCSLHLSRKVFPNLERHRLSALREHFQISHRLSRSNLSDSYHEALDDCFACKEVFVHCLNKLDSWKSDALNIIVHPENKKLSQDYRFK, from the coding sequence ATGACTCATCTATTTTTTCAAGAAGCACTGGAAAATTGCACATTTTGTGCAATCGATCTGGAAACTACAGGTCTGAACCCGGGAGAATCCGAAATTCTTGAAATAGCCGCTTTAAAATTTAATAAAAACTCCGAACTAGGCAGTTATAATACACTTACCCTTCCGGAAAAAAACTTAAATTTAGAGGCCCAAAAAATCAATGGAATAACAGCAGAAATGCTAAAAGAAAAAGGAGTTCCTTTAGACTTAGCATTGAAAACACTCTGGGAATTTTGTTCAGGTTCAAAATTTGTATTTCATAACTCAGACTTTGATATGTCCTTTCTGGATTATGAAAGTAAACGTAAAAACCTGAATATTCCTTTAAGTCCGGTTTTTTGTAGTCTGCACCTCTCTCGAAAAGTCTTTCCAAACCTGGAAAGACACCGCTTAAGTGCTCTCAGGGAGCACTTTCAAATTTCGCATCGACTTTCCCGCAGCAATCTTTCAGATTCTTATCATGAAGCTCTTGATGATTGTTTTGCATGCAAAGAAGTCTTTGTTCATTGCCTTAATAAACTCGATTCCTGGAAATCAGACGCTTTAAACATCATAGTTCATCCTGAAAACAAAAAATTAAGCCAGGACTATCGTTTTAAATAA